From Enterococcus wangshanyuanii, the proteins below share one genomic window:
- the topA gene encoding type I DNA topoisomerase, whose product MAYKYLVIVESPAKAKTIEKYLGKNYKVVASVGHIRDLPKSKMGIDIENNYEPHYISIRGKGDVIKSLKAAAKKADKVYLAADPDREGEAIAWHLSYLLGLDLKDKNRVVFNEITKEAVKAAFKEPRTIDLDLVDAQQARRILDRLVGYSLSPILWRKVKKGLSAGRVQSVALKIIIDRENDIRKFIPEEYWSIDGNFQKAKKKFKANFWGVDGKKKKLPNAESVKEVTTRITGKEYDVTKVEKKERKRNPALPFTTSSLQQEAARKLNFRTRKTMMVAQQLYEGIALGKQGTVGLITYMRTDSTRIADSAKEEAAEYIEKNYGSEFSAHGGRKAKNSQGAQDAHEAVRPSSVLRSPNEIKQYLDKDQLKLYTLIWSRFVASQMTPAVLDTMKVTLEQNGVIFIANGAKVKSKGFMQVYVEGRDDGKEDKENILPDLVEGDKVNAVDIEPKQHFTQPPARFSEATLIRALEENGVGRPSTYAPTLETIQRRYYVKLTNKRFEPTELGEIVNSLIVEFFPQIVDVHFTASMEGDLDKIGVGQEKWVEVVDRFYQPFEKELTNAEEKIEKIQIKDEPAGFDCDLCGHPMVIKLGRYGKFYACSNFPECRNTKAIVKEIGVTCPVCNEGQVIERKSKKNRLFYGCSRYPECDFTSWDKPIGRPCPKCGQYLVEKKVKGGKQVVCINGDYEENVQK is encoded by the coding sequence ATGGCGTATAAATATCTAGTTATTGTAGAATCCCCAGCAAAAGCCAAAACGATTGAAAAATATTTAGGAAAAAATTATAAGGTAGTTGCCAGTGTTGGACATATCCGTGATTTACCAAAAAGTAAAATGGGTATTGATATTGAAAATAATTATGAACCGCACTACATCTCGATCAGAGGTAAGGGTGATGTAATCAAAAGTTTAAAAGCTGCCGCTAAAAAAGCCGATAAAGTCTATCTCGCAGCCGATCCGGACCGAGAAGGAGAGGCAATTGCCTGGCATTTATCTTACCTTCTTGGCCTTGATTTGAAAGATAAAAATCGAGTTGTTTTTAACGAAATAACGAAAGAAGCAGTTAAAGCTGCATTCAAAGAGCCGCGGACGATCGATTTAGATTTAGTGGACGCACAGCAAGCCCGCAGAATCTTAGATCGCCTAGTTGGATATTCCCTTAGCCCGATCTTATGGCGGAAAGTCAAAAAGGGCTTAAGTGCAGGACGTGTTCAGTCTGTCGCGTTGAAAATCATTATTGACCGTGAAAATGATATCCGTAAATTTATCCCAGAAGAATACTGGAGTATTGACGGAAACTTCCAAAAAGCGAAGAAGAAGTTCAAAGCTAACTTCTGGGGCGTGGATGGTAAGAAGAAAAAATTACCTAATGCGGAATCCGTGAAAGAAGTTACAACGCGTATTACAGGAAAAGAATACGATGTGACAAAAGTTGAGAAAAAAGAACGTAAACGTAATCCAGCGTTACCTTTTACTACGAGTAGTTTACAACAAGAAGCAGCTAGAAAATTGAATTTCAGAACGAGAAAAACAATGATGGTTGCCCAACAACTATATGAAGGTATCGCTTTAGGTAAACAGGGAACAGTCGGTTTGATCACTTATATGCGTACTGACTCAACCAGAATTGCCGATTCAGCGAAAGAAGAAGCTGCAGAATATATCGAAAAAAATTATGGCAGCGAATTTTCAGCGCACGGCGGGCGTAAAGCCAAAAATTCACAAGGGGCGCAAGATGCCCATGAGGCTGTCCGGCCATCAAGCGTATTGCGTTCACCAAATGAAATCAAACAATACTTGGATAAAGATCAACTTAAATTATATACATTGATTTGGTCCCGTTTTGTCGCAAGCCAAATGACACCTGCAGTGCTGGATACAATGAAAGTAACACTTGAGCAAAACGGCGTGATTTTCATTGCAAACGGTGCAAAAGTTAAATCCAAAGGCTTCATGCAAGTCTATGTTGAAGGCCGAGATGACGGAAAAGAAGACAAAGAAAATATTCTTCCGGATTTAGTTGAAGGGGATAAAGTCAACGCTGTTGATATTGAACCAAAACAACATTTCACGCAACCTCCAGCAAGATTCAGTGAAGCAACATTGATTCGCGCGTTGGAAGAAAACGGAGTGGGACGTCCATCAACGTATGCACCAACTTTGGAAACTATCCAGAGACGTTATTATGTCAAATTAACGAATAAACGTTTTGAGCCAACAGAACTTGGTGAAATCGTTAATTCTCTGATCGTGGAATTCTTCCCGCAAATCGTTGATGTCCATTTTACTGCATCAATGGAAGGCGATTTGGATAAAATCGGTGTTGGTCAGGAAAAATGGGTGGAAGTTGTCGATCGCTTCTATCAACCATTTGAAAAAGAATTGACCAACGCAGAAGAGAAGATTGAAAAAATCCAAATCAAAGATGAACCAGCTGGTTTTGATTGTGATCTTTGCGGACATCCAATGGTCATCAAACTAGGACGCTATGGAAAATTTTATGCCTGCAGCAATTTCCCAGAATGTCGAAATACAAAAGCCATCGTTAAAGAAATTGGTGTAACATGTCCTGTTTGTAATGAAGGGCAAGTTATTGAACGTAAATCTAAGAAAAACCGCTTGTTCTATGGATGCAGCCGTTATCCGGAATGTGACTTTACTTCTTGGGATAAACCAATTGGACGTCCATGTCCAAAATGTGGTCAGTATCTTGTTGAAAAGAAAGTCAAAGGCGGAAAACAAGTTGTCTGTATCAATGGTGATTACGAAGAAAATGTTCAAAAATAG
- the dprA gene encoding DNA-processing protein DprA, with translation MNEEQRALFFKLSVCKGIGNLGMLKVLDFSMNYNNIADFSKEEIIHIAEIRTYQKIFLHSWEYWTREDQRLKSFQEQHRFITILDDDYPMYLKQIYNCPVLLFYQGNIALLKNPCLSFVGARSASVYGINVVKQLIPKMIEHELTIVSGLAKGIDSVSHQVAMHHSGHTIGVIGTGLDYCYPKETAHIQRKMMIEQLVISEYPNGTKPRKYHFPMRNRIIAGISLGTCVIEAGKKSGSLITAQAALEYGREVFAVPGNSLNLRSDGCHTLIQEGAKCTICPKDILEEIQNFSI, from the coding sequence TCGGTATGTAAAGGTATAGGCAATCTAGGAATGCTGAAAGTGTTAGATTTTTCAATGAATTATAATAATATAGCCGATTTCTCCAAAGAAGAGATTATTCACATTGCTGAAATCCGTACTTATCAAAAGATTTTTTTACACTCTTGGGAGTATTGGACTAGAGAGGATCAGAGACTAAAATCTTTTCAAGAGCAACATAGATTTATTACAATTTTAGATGATGATTATCCAATGTATCTGAAGCAAATCTATAACTGTCCTGTTTTATTATTTTATCAAGGGAACATCGCCCTTTTAAAGAATCCTTGTCTCTCTTTTGTTGGTGCCAGATCTGCTTCTGTTTATGGAATAAATGTAGTTAAGCAATTAATACCTAAAATGATTGAACATGAATTGACGATCGTCAGCGGATTAGCCAAGGGAATAGACAGTGTAAGCCATCAAGTAGCGATGCATCATTCTGGTCATACGATCGGTGTAATCGGAACGGGTCTAGACTATTGCTACCCCAAAGAAACAGCTCATATTCAGCGTAAAATGATGATAGAACAGCTAGTGATCAGCGAATACCCTAACGGAACAAAGCCTAGAAAATACCATTTTCCAATGAGAAATCGAATCATCGCAGGTATCAGTTTAGGGACATGTGTGATCGAAGCAGGTAAAAAAAGTGGTTCCTTAATTACTGCACAAGCAGCATTAGAATATGGAAGAGAAGTTTTTGCCGTTCCAGGAAATTCACTGAATTTACGATCTGATGGCTGTCATACGTTGATTCAAGAAGGCGCAAAGTGTACAATTTGCCCCAAAGATATCCTTGAAGAAATCCAAAATTTTTCAATTTAG